AGCAAAATACAACTACTTTCTCAGTTTAATTGAGTTCATTTACAGttctttgcatcaaattttgattttgaattggTGAGTGTTTTTGTTCTGTTATGAGTGATGATGGCACTCGAATCTTGGGTTCTCAGTCACCAAGTGTTCACCTCCAGTTCCAGATTGTTTTACCCTGCGCATGAGAATCGGCGAAAGAGCTTACCAATCAAAGTTTTGGGTAGAAACACTAGATACCCATTTCCCTTTGTGCCCAATTGTGTTGCTCCATCCACTTTTGCAAGGCTTCAGGCTTCAAGTTTTGGAACAGATGCCAAGTTACTAGATAGAACTAAGTTGAGGTGTTTAGGTAGTAGCAGCGATTGTTTGAGCGATAGAAATGCCGTTTCCAAAGCCAATTTGAACTTTATACAGGAATTGTTAAAGAGGGGAATCATCCTGGCTGCAACTGTTTGTGGGGTATTGGTGTTTGGATGTTCACGAGTTTTCGCCGTTGAAGGGGTTGCGAATGCAGGATATGGTGTTTTTGGACAGAGCATTCTTTTGCTTACGAATACATGGCCTAAAGTGTTGCAAGTTCTTCGTATATTTAAGGAGCAAGGTTTGGTGCTGGCAGTGCTTTTGGGCCTTTCAGCTTTTTTCTCGATGGCAGAGACTTCAATCACTACACTTTGGCCTTGGAAGGTATCTATCTATCTTGTTTATGTTATCCTCCTTTTTCTGAATGATAATTTATGTTACATGAAAGTAGGAGCTATGCCTAGGAAACAAAAACTCTTTTTTGTACCGCCATTATTCAGTATAGgcctattaaataattatatgggAGCTGACCAAAATATTGTTGCCAGCCTTGATTGGATGGTGACATTGCTGACAGCGAAATTTGTTTTGATATCCAATTGCTGAAAGTTTCTCATTTTTGAAGAAATGAAGTTTGGATCTAGCATGAGTTCATACTGACCAGAAATTCATCTGCCATCTACCTGAGTGCAACACCAAGATTTCTTGTGCTAATTATGCAGAATTTATGAATGACTAAAAGTTAGGGATTTCATAACTGATGTATATGTTAGGGaggaaattaaattttgttgatttaaGGATCAACTACTAGTCTACTatatttgcttttcttttcaaaaatgttttttgttcCTTTAACATGCTTGCAGATTTTGCACATCAGATTTATTATTTACTATGATTAATTTAGCTGATTAAAGTTTGAACCTGGAATTCTAATATCTGTTGATGACAATGTGTAAGGTTCGTGAGTTGGCCGAAAAGGAGCCTGAAAATGGCGTCTTCAGACTACTCCGAAGTGATGTTACTCGGTTCCTTACAACAATACTTATTGGCACAACGTATTCTCCTTGCATTGATcttattattgaaaattttccttttttttcggTGTAGAATGTTTCTCATGCTAGTGTTTTGTTGTATGCAGGGTGGTCAATATTGGGGCAACTGCTCTGGTCACTGAAGCAGCAACTGCTATGTTTGGTGAAGCTGGTATCAGTGCAGCAACAGGAGTGATgactgtatggtttgatttTCTTGCTCAAATGTTAAAATTCTACTGTTTCTAGGACATCAAAACATGCTTAAAGGGCTTATGCATTGATTTGATTATCTAAAATTCAGATGCACTAGACCACTTGATTATTATTCATTTGGAACATTGAATCTTTCAGTATATCAACATGCTGCCCATTAAACTTGCAAACTCCTGATGTGGTGGGAACAAGAATTTGACATGTAAAGCTTGCTAGCTTTATCACCAATTTGTGAAAAAGGTGCCTTAGCTAACTTTTGAGTAAGATAGAAGGGGGGGATCCGTtatttgaatttgtacattTAAAAGCTGTCCATAGACAGAAGTTTAGACAACATTATAGGATATAGGATATACCTGccttattttatgttatatttgtTATAGGATTTACAAtagaattataaattatcttttcaatCAGATAGATTGCATCAAATTGATCACAGAACAGTGCATATGGTGTGCAAGTTTGTAtgctttcttataatttttttctcatatatctgatttcttttttctctttgtaatcaaacaaggttgccaTTTTGCTTCTCACTGAAATCACTCCAAAAAGCATAGCTGTTCATAATGCCACAGAAGTGGCTCGGTTTGTGGTAAGTTGTAAATTTCTTGCctgttcttttataatatttaggAACAGAAATGATGCTGCTGATTAgtcatttttgtttattttttcacgCATCATTCATATTTACATGATATTTCTGCCTCAACTTCTTTTGTAacaaatattgatattgatcCTAATGCCTGTAGGTCAGGCCAGTGGCATGGCTTTCCTTGGTGTTGTACCCTGTAGGAAGAATTGTTACCTATCTTTCAATGGGGATGCTGAAATTGCTTGGCCTAAAAGGAAGAAGGTCTGCTGAAAAGATTGCCAGAGATTAATCttcttttatcatattatatctatttcttttgcttCTTTATAGATGTTTTGTGAAATCTAATTTTAATCTGATACTAACTAAATCTTAGTTCCTTCATCTTAAGGATGGTGCTCTTATATTTTCTCCCATGCTCCATGATAACTGTTCATTTCCTAAGGTCGAGGTTTTCCTAAATGTTATGATAAAGAGAACAAATGgggaaatgaaatttttttattaattatgaggGGTTTATATGCTGTAGATGGTTGATAACAGTTCTTCTGTTTTTTGGTTTCTAATTTGGTTGAATGATGTAGCACAAGGCAGTAActgttttttttccctttatgtATTGTTGAACCTGGTTTGAAAGAGCAACTGTGGTTTTCCatcttaatattcttgttgaTGGGACATAttcttgttgatttttttgaaatttaacaCTGAAGTCATTGCTTACTTTACCAGTGAGCCATATGTAACTGAAGATGAGCTAAAATTGATGCTAAGAGGTGCAGAATTAAGTGGGGCAATAGAGGAGGAAGAACAGGTAATGAATATTGGGTTTAATATTCtaataatatcattatatatttgtcttcaaaatgttttgccttttctctcatttatagaaaataaaaattccttTTTCTAAAGTTTTCCAAACATTGATATTgtttattgtaataaaaaatactaaat
The genomic region above belongs to Glycine max cultivar Williams 82 chromosome 14, Glycine_max_v4.0, whole genome shotgun sequence and contains:
- the LOC100778907 gene encoding DUF21 domain-containing protein At1g55930, chloroplastic isoform X2 translates to MMALESWVLSHQVFTSSSRLFYPAHENRRKSLPIKVLGRNTRYPFPFVPNCVAPSTFARLQASSFGTDAKLLDRTKLRCLGSSSDCLSDRNAVSKANLNFIQELLKRGIILAATVCGVLVFGCSRVFAVEGVANAGYGVFGQSILLLTNTWPKVLQVLRIFKEQGLVLAVLLGLSAFFSMAETSITTLWPWKVRELAEKEPENGVFRLLRSDVTRFLTTILIGTTVVNIGATALVTEAATAMFGEAGISAATGVMTVAILLLTEITPKSIAVHNATEVARFVVRPVAWLSLVLYPVGRIVTYLSMGMLKLLGLKGRSEPYVTEDELKLMLRGAELSGAIEEEEQDMIENVLEIKDTHVREVMTPLVDVVAIDASSSLVDFHHLWVTHQYSRVPVFEQRVDNIMGIAYAMDLLDYVQKGELLESTTVGDMAHKPAYFVPDSMSVWNLLREFRIRKVHMAVVLNEYGGTVGIVTLEDVVEEIVGEIFDENDSKEEIQKKTGYIVMRAEGVFDVDANTSIDQLSEDLNIKMPEGHQYETVSGFVCEAFGYIPRTGECIKVVLEREDEDDNNESNADQQDQKEKNQIFKLEILAGNARKVSAVRFERINNNDEMLETKVTRMVPKIMKRKWSSDENSDNDAEYDGDTFAKRPQDDIPSEYLVDQENSNRG
- the LOC100778907 gene encoding DUF21 domain-containing protein At1g55930, chloroplastic isoform X1 translates to MMALESWVLSHQVFTSSSRLFYPAHENRRKSLPIKVLGRNTRYPFPFVPNCVAPSTFARLQASSFGTDAKLLDRTKLRCLGSSSDCLSDRNAVSKANLNFIQELLKRGIILAATVCGVLVFGCSRVFAVEGVANAGYGVFGQSILLLTNTWPKVLQVLRIFKEQGLVLAVLLGLSAFFSMAETSITTLWPWKVRELAEKEPENGVFRLLRSDVTRFLTTILIGTTVVNIGATALVTEAATAMFGEAGISAATGVMTVAILLLTEITPKSIAVHNATEVARFVVRPVAWLSLVLYPVGRIVTYLSMGMLKLLGLKGRSEPYVTEDELKLMLRGAELSGAIEEEEQDMIENVLEIKDTHVREVMTPLVDVVAIDASSSLVDFHHLWVTHQYSRVPVFEQRVDNIMGIAYAMDLLDYVQKGELLESTTVGDMAHKPAYFVPDSMSVWNLLREFRIRKVHMAVVLNEYGGTVGIQNRCNKTKSLSGYKIVTLEDVVEEIVGEIFDENDSKEEIQKKTGYIVMRAEGVFDVDANTSIDQLSEDLNIKMPEGHQYETVSGFVCEAFGYIPRTGECIKVVLEREDEDDNNESNADQQDQKEKNQIFKLEILAGNARKVSAVRFERINNNDEMLETKVTRMVPKIMKRKWSSDENSDNDAEYDGDTFAKRPQDDIPSEYLVDQENSNRG